attccaaggatgaggtcgaaaatgacatttgagaactggaacttgaaatcaggcgttcagttgcatgtggttgcattcagttgcagaagggaggggtagtatttttgcaatttagaaacttagtgtagtaaaactgcaaatagctattcttgagaaaagtaaatttgcaaaaatttactttttcctatatatttatgaaaaaccCCCTTAAAGATAAACGCATTTCATATCCGGTACAGTTTACTTTGATGAGTTGAGTGTTATTTTATaccatttttatatatgtatactttATCTAGGTTAATTTTCACCAGTAACTAACGAATCACTCTCTTTATATTACGAATCACTctctttatattatatcatatgtAATAAATtgctaaatcaaaattttaatacttttatcaTATGTATACAATGTTGACactaatttgatataaaaattaatatacggTTATCGCCAACATCTTAATTgttcaataaaatttaatattataataaataaatgaaaaaagtaTTTAAAGATAAACACATTTCTTAATGTAGATTATAATGATAACTATGATTTAAATTCGATAAATTTTGCCAATATATCACGTTATagtgttttttaaaaataattaagacTTCGTTTCAGCTTTTTgcttaaaaaaaagtaaaacactGTTTTGTGATATAAAAGTAGTTTCTTCGACTAACAGTTTCTGAAAATGTAGACTCCATGCTTTTGAATCTTTTGTGGGAAATTGTCataaatttcactatcaaatcttatcaaaatattatttttcatattataattcaaaatacacggatataaaaaaattaccacATATTCAATGGATTTTTTCGATATCATATATTTTACCAGcacaataattttgaaaatcacTCTCAAACAGACCATATGTTATATAATGTTAATTTATCATgataataaattcttatataaTGTTAACAGTAAAAATTGattgtaaatatttaaataattgatataagttattaattattaattttcaaatgattgattataattttttaaataatttacggGTCACCACCTCACAAACACGAGCTGGGCACAGCATGACACAACCCGCCTGCTTAGTAGTGCCGATCCCGTTCCCGAGAAAATGAGCACGACCCGTGGGTGAACCAGTACGGCAAGGCTTGAACCGCTCGTTAGCCGGCTCTAATTTGAGTATTGATGAGCTAAACCAGCATAACAAGAGTCTCCAGTTGATTTTAAATATACCATCTCTCTCCCTCCACCCTCCACCACCAACCGGACTATCTGAAGTTTCTGCTATGGTTTAACTAACATTTAAGTACTAATATGATCTactatataaataaatcataaacCTGTTTAAACATTTTCTGGCATCGTGTTTCGTCCAACAGGACTATCTGAAGTTTCTGCATGGTTTAACTAACAAAAGTACTAATATGATCTACTATTTAAACCATAAACCTGGTACTTATTCGAACATTTTCTGGTATCATGTTTCCTTTCATAAAAATCAAGACTGTTTCCACTGTTGATTATTCATCCATATCATCAGAAACAGAAGAATGCACCCTTGAGGTTAATAAAGACATCGAAATGATATTTATAGTTCAAGAGATTTGGAAATCTTTCCCTTTTACTTTCCAGAACAGCTGCAACAATCTGTTCAAAGCTTGATAGAGATATGCCCATCTCTGAATTAATCACTGTTAACtagcaatttatttttataacattCTATTATTGCTGTACTTTAGATGTAAAATTCTGAAATATTACTTCTCTTGGAGCAGAAAATTATAGGATTTTGTCAGAACTTAATGACTTGGTAACCAACTGGAGTTTCTTCATTTATACTTTTCATGGATGTTCTGTGTTTTCAGTTGTACTTATTTGATTTCGACAGGGAAGACTTTGATTCTTGTCGCGGATCATTGTTTGTAATCAACTGCAAACAGACCGCAGATTATGTTCCAAAACGCGAATATGCAGAAACACCATTTAGTAAACTAAGGCATATATAAACAACAATCGGCATCTCTTTTGTTTTCATATATACGGTTCCTAAATTGTATACAGGGCAGACTATTTACGACAAATGAGAAGTTGGCTAATCTAAATTTGTTTCATCTCACAGATAAGATCGTGCATTCTCAAGAGTGCAATAAAAACTATTTGAACAACTTTATATGAAAAAGAGCTGCATCTTCTTGGTGTGGACTTTCTTCCTTTTATATTCTCAACTCAAAGGGATATGGGATGTTCTTAGTTCACCTGCAAAAATTATTTGTACAACTAAGGTCACTAAATGGTGTCTCAGTAATTCCACAATAAATATTGCCAGCTATCGCAAAATGGGAGTTTGAAGTGTATGAGATGTGCCATAAACTACATTATGGATGTGCAACAAGTGACTCGCTACCTCAGATTATTATGAAAGACACGGTGAATCTGGAGCTCTCAAACAACCACGAAGTAACTAAAATTACATTAGTCTGAACAAAAGGTTCCAACAAGCTTTATTTTAACTCGTTATAGAAGGAAACGGGAGCAAGTGATTCATGTATTAAGAAAACAAACTTCACCAGATGAAAGCTTAGATTAAGTGACAGCAAGTTTAAACTTAATTATAGGGAGAATCTGCAACTTTTTGGTAATTCACACACAACTTGGTTTTTTAGGTGTTGTATATGAGAACTACTTTTCGCCTTATGTGCATGTCatgcttacatttttttttcttgccaTAATGCTACATAATCAGAAATATGATTTAGTGCTATCTGATCCAGTTTGGATATTAGGTAGCGGAAATAATCTGCCAAGGCAAGGTAATAAAGGTTTTTAAATACCTGCATCAGTTGAGAACCACAGAATTATCAACCAACAAAGAACAAAATTCTTATGCTTGGTTTACTCGTCCCCAGTCATGAACAGTACAATGATACATGCTCTATCACAGAATGAAGTTTTGGAACTCTTCGTCGAAAGAGTGGTTCTAGACGAAAGGCTGATACGTCAGATTCCCATCTTTTTGCATCATACATATCATTCCATGCTTGAATGATCTCGTCTATTTTGAATCCAAAACCTGCATTGAGTTTTAAACTGTGAGTAAATTTTGTCAATGAGCTAAATTTTATCAATGTCAACAGATATATATGTCCTCACCATCCATGGATTCTCCATTAGAAATATGATTCTTAGTCATCACAGCTATGTCCGCTGTAGATGCTCCAGAAAGTTCGAATTTTTCAACTGCAACCTCCAGACATTCTTCCCATGTTGGCAAGTCCAACTTAAATTCCACAATAGAACGCTCATAGAGTATAGTACCCCATAAAAGATATATTTGAGAACCCATACTTCCAGCTCGCTCTTCTGCTTCATCGACagatatatctttatatagCCTATCTAATCCCATTTTCCTTAAATCAGCTTTACGTTTTTCTGAATTTTGTAATCCTTCGTTGAGTAGCTCCTCTTCCAGTTCTTCCCACAACTGCATACCAAAATCCATGTTTTCTTCAGCCTTATTGTACAGGTCCAACACCTTTGTCGAAGGCCATGTGTCCAAATCGATCTTGTTTCCTATTGCATAATACCAACAGAGTTTTGCTTGTTCAAATAGTTGTTGTCCAAGTGCAAAATGGCCTTCATAGAAATCTGGCTTGAATCTGAGAGAATCTGCATATCTGATCCCCGCCATCGTATATTCTTTGTCTGCCCACTCATACCCACTTTTCACAAGTGCTAATATCGTTTCACTACTAATATCTTCTCCAATACACACGAGCCTCCGAGCCCTGTTCAAATGGACATTCCCCCAATTAAACAAAGCCAAAGCTGTCATTTCTTGAAACTTTTCTACAGCCATCTCAAAAATGTCCTGTGCGTCTTCACTTGTGACAGTCTCCTCCATGGCTTCAGTGTATAATTTCACCCCTAGTTCATGAAGATCTAAATACGAATCAGAATCGAAGCCAACATGGTTCTTAAAAAGCCGTGCAAACTGAACTATCCACTCCTCAACACAGCACGGCCCATTCCCCATTGCTTTAGCTTTACACACATCACTATCATCTGCCTCACTAATCATATTCAGTGCCTTTCCATCATAAAGTGGTTCTTTCTCTGGACTCACTTCCACAATGTATAGCCTCACAGAACCTAGAGGACCTCCACATTTCTCGGCTACTCTCAGCTCCTCCGTGGTCGTGATAGTGATCAAGTCCCCCTCAGGATCCCTAAATTTGATCAGTGCTCCCATCAAGTTA
This genomic window from Daucus carota subsp. sativus chromosome 7, DH1 v3.0, whole genome shotgun sequence contains:
- the LOC108194452 gene encoding protein PHOX1, with the protein product MEDSNGKLKINEDSDDNEDSDCDSISFDEPGVLHKVNTFKGEGNVLFQKRDHESALLKYEEAINWLPKDHNDVPYIRSNMAACYMQMGLVEYPKAINECNLALEVAPTYSKALLKRARCLAALNRVESARRDVEMILKSEPNNMSALEILEDLKRAERKSSSVEDNDISLPPVDYVEPALIRILKERVKKRRYGHVENKEELKVKKKAEEGKKKDRGGENKETISRKNDYFLRKEENGEDKSGDDKVVVKDKCSVSEDVITKTVKLVLDDDIRFAQLPQNCSIRLVRNIVQDRFPNLMGALIKFRDPEGDLITITTTEELRVAEKCGGPLGSVRLYIVEVSPEKEPLYDGKALNMISEADDSDVCKAKAMGNGPCCVEEWIVQFARLFKNHVGFDSDSYLDLHELGVKLYTEAMEETVTSEDAQDIFEMAVEKFQEMTALALFNWGNVHLNRARRLVCIGEDISSETILALVKSGYEWADKEYTMAGIRYADSLRFKPDFYEGHFALGQQLFEQAKLCWYYAIGNKIDLDTWPSTKVLDLYNKAEENMDFGMQLWEELEEELLNEGLQNSEKRKADLRKMGLDRLYKDISVDEAEERAGSMGSQIYLLWGTILYERSIVEFKLDLPTWEECLEVAVEKFELSGASTADIAVMTKNHISNGESMDGFGFKIDEIIQAWNDMYDAKRWESDVSAFRLEPLFRRRVPKLHSVIEHVSLYCS